The sequence CCGCATGCCCGGCGCCATGAACCGCCAGCGGAAGAACTGTCCCGGCTCGGCACCGATCCGGTGCAGCCGCTTCCCGCTGATCAGCACGGAGACGATGCCGGGCGCCTCCTCGACGACCTCCTCGACCTGCATCCGGTGGCGCAGGTTCAGCCGGACCGGCGTGATCACCCGGTACCAGATCACCAGTGCGGTGACCGTCCCGTACAGCGCGTACCAGGCCGTCGTCGCGGCCGGCTCGACCGCGAAGTCGTTGCCGGTGGACAGTTGGTGCCAGAACGACAGGTACACGGACACGTAGGTGAGCAGGTGGATGTGGTACCAGGTGTCGTACGGGATCCGCTTGCGCAGCCCGCCCACCGAGATCAGGCCGATGAACAGCAGCAGGCCCGTGCCGATCGCCGCCTTGCCCATGTCGGGCAGGGTCTTGACCGAGTCGATGGTCTGCTCGACGACCCCGGTGTTCGCCTGGAGGGCGTAGCCGTACATCGTCAGTCCGATGTGGGCGAGGACGAGACAGAGCGTGTAACGGCCGCTCATGGCGTGCCAGCGGGCGACCCGGTCCGAGCCGACCCGGCGTTCCAGAGCGGGCACCCGGGCCATCTGCAGGACCACGAGAGCCATCAGATACCCGGCGAGCAGACCGGTGATCCGGCCCGCGTTCAGGATCCGGCCCTTGTCGTCGGCGATGGACGGCGTGTTGCTCCACCACAGCCAGACGACGCCCGCCGCGCCCGCCCATACGGCGATCAGCAGCGGGATGGCGGGGGAGCGACGAGGGCGGATGCGGCGCATCGTCTGGCGCCGCGCCGCGCGACCGCCGGCGATCGTGCTCACGGTTCCTCCGTGGGGGACGCTGGGAAGGGGAGTGACCCCTCGGCCCACTGGTACGTCCCGGGACGGCCGTGTGTTCAACGGGCCGCGGGGCAAGCCGTGAACTGCTGAGACTCGCGGTAACCGGCGGAGGCTACCAACTAGTAATGAGTGAGGGCGGTCGGCCCGCCGTCCGTCCCGATGGCGATGTGCGGACTACGGGCGGGCCGGGCCCAGTCGAGGATCCGCCGCATGGCGTCCGCGGGCACGGACACACAACCGGCCGTCGCCCCGGACCCGTTGACGTGCAGGAAGATCCCCGCGCCCCGACCCCGTACGGGCCGCTCGTAGTTGAAGCCGATGACGAGCGCGTGCGCGTACTGCGTCCGGTACGAGATCAGGTGCTCGGACTCGGCGGCGCGGCAGTCGGCCGGGCGGGGGTCGGTCCACCGGTTGTAGGAGCTGGAGGCGTTGTCCTGGCACCACCAGGACGTCTGCTCCACCCGGCGGTACGGCGTGCGCGTCCCCTCGGGCGCCGGGTCGATCCCGAAGGCGTACGGCAGGTCGTACAGGCCGGTGGGTGTGGTGTTGGTGCCCTGCTCGCGGGAGCCGCCCTCGACGAGCCCCTCGGCGCCGAAGCGCGCGGGCGCGGAACCGGCCTCGACCCAGCGTCCGCCACGGCGGTTCCACCAGGTGACCGTGCCGGTCGTCGAGGAGGTTGAGGCGGCCCGCGCGGTGATGAGCTGGCTGCCCCCGCCCGTGTCCGCCATCCGCTCGGGCAGCGGGGGCGGACCGGTGGGAGCCGGTCCCGCGGCGAGCACGAGGAGGGACACGGACGCGAGGACGGCGGCTCCGAGGCGCATGCTCAGACGGTACGGGCCGGCATGGGCAGCGGCAGCCCGGGCAGGCCGTCCATGCTGGTCCCGATGTGCTCCTTCTTCTCGAAGTACGCGTTCAGTGAGACGTCGTCCTCGCGCGCGAAGCGCTTGGCGTGCAGGTCACGGTCCTCGTCGTACGACATGAAGGGCACGGCGTAACCGCAGCTGTCCCGGACGAGTTCGGCCGTCACCACGATGATCGCCCGTAGGCCGTGCGGGTCAGGGGCGATGTCCGGGAAGTGTGCGAGGAGGTCCTCGAACCGGGGGTCGTCAC is a genomic window of Streptomyces sp. NBC_00414 containing:
- a CDS encoding ferredoxin reductase family protein, which encodes MRRIRPRRSPAIPLLIAVWAGAAGVVWLWWSNTPSIADDKGRILNAGRITGLLAGYLMALVVLQMARVPALERRVGSDRVARWHAMSGRYTLCLVLAHIGLTMYGYALQANTGVVEQTIDSVKTLPDMGKAAIGTGLLLFIGLISVGGLRKRIPYDTWYHIHLLTYVSVYLSFWHQLSTGNDFAVEPAATTAWYALYGTVTALVIWYRVITPVRLNLRHRMQVEEVVEEAPGIVSVLISGKRLHRIGAEPGQFFRWRFMAPGMRLSSHPYSLSAAPRPGLLRITVKALGDHSTALKGLKRGTRVWAEGPYGALTASRRSQGKVLLMAGGVGITPMRALFETLPAERGDLTLLYRANSTQDLALWDELSAIADERGARLMYAVNSPDGERPDINPETLRQKLPDIDDHDVFLCGPPGFAEVAYTALRGAGVPARRIHHESFEL
- a CDS encoding L,D-transpeptidase family protein; protein product: MRLGAAVLASVSLLVLAAGPAPTGPPPLPERMADTGGGSQLITARAASTSSTTGTVTWWNRRGGRWVEAGSAPARFGAEGLVEGGSREQGTNTTPTGLYDLPYAFGIDPAPEGTRTPYRRVEQTSWWCQDNASSSYNRWTDPRPADCRAAESEHLISYRTQYAHALVIGFNYERPVRGRGAGIFLHVNGSGATAGCVSVPADAMRRILDWARPARSPHIAIGTDGGPTALTHY